The genomic stretch GAACTTTGTACAGAAGCGCCAGAGACTGGTTCATCCGCTCCTCAATCACACGCAAGTGGGTCAACACCTGAGAACAAAAAGCCAGAGGTCCTGACATCTGGAACTTTGATCCCTTTATCCCTTGAAGCggatttagttttaaaaaaagacacattcTTTTCATATGAATCTTCTGGGATATATTCCCTGCTCGTATTTCAATTTCGAAATTCTGTTATTAACTATTAAATAAACTGCTTCCATTCTTCGATCCATGAGCTGACTGAAGATTTCtaaaagatttcttttttaggtGGTTGACAAAAGCTTCAACATTACACAGTAGTAACTAAGGCTAAGCAAACCTTGTTTTCCCCCAAAACAACAATCCACCAGTTGACATTTGGGATCAACAACAGCAAAGCAGTCAAACTTAAAGAGTAGTGGggattattttcctcaaaacagTCTGAGAGATTTCTTATTGATTACTTTCTAATAGATGTCTATTGATTAGATCAAATTTCCCTCATTCTGGCATCTCGGTTTTGTCCCCCACAGAGGTGTGATATTAGGCAAGAAGGCCATAATGGGATACTCATGCAAGATACCTGCCTGGACAGTTTACATCGAATGTAGGATCAGTTTTCTGAGCTTTATTACTAATATTTCAGGCAACTTTATTAAAGAATCTCATTTGACATTATAGAATGACAGGACACAATTAATTACAGTGTAACTAGTTGGGCAAATATATTAGAATTAGATTTTTCATGTAAACTTTCACCATGTCCCTGTAATCCTATTATTTAAACCCAAATAACAAATACTGATCATTTTATGTGCATTAGAATTGCTGTATACTGTTGTAAACGATATAAACAAGGTACAAACAGCATATAAAAAAGGTAATGGATGCATTACTTCTATTTATAGCCCAAATTTCATTTTCATATATACTGTGAATATGAGGTCTGCTTGTGTACCTGAGGTCGAATCTGGGCGGCCTTCTTGGGGTCGACAACACGCACATGCTCAAAGTGTTTCAGGGTGTGTTGCCTGTCCTTCTGCTCAGCGCGGACATACTTCTTCAACAGACTGAACACATGACGTGGCTAAAGAAGGTGAGAgcgggagagaaagagagggcgagagacagaaagagaacaaGAAGTCATTCTTCTTGGTGGAAAAATATCCACCAAATGGCCAGCCATTCCTCTTCAACCTGTCACTGCCTTAGGGATTCGCACTTAGAGCTGGGAAGGATAACAGCAGCCATATGGCGAGGCGAGTTTTACTGctataaatatgtattcatATGTTAATGTGAACTTGATGCATGAGAATATGTGTTGATAGGTTTGATCTGAAAGTAATGTGTAACATATTGAACTATTTACGATCACCTGAACATTGTTTAAGCCTTTAAATAATCAGGGTAGAAAAGAAAATTACTTTAAATCCTAAATACTCATAAAAGGTCCCTCTATCCatcctttcattcatttatatgtgCCATATATTCAAGATTCAAGAGGAAAGTCCTTGATGCCCTGCTTCCTTCCCAGACTTCTAGCCACATATATGACAGGTAGCAATCATTTAAAATCATCAAGATAACATGAGTGGGATTTTAGTATCTGGAAGAGCTTTTTTTATAGTCTTGGTGATTTCTTAGCAGAGTTACAGCAGCCAACATGTAAAGccgtaaaaatgtaaaatagcaATCCAAActaaccaaagaaaaaaaatacgttTTTAATGTTCAATTTTGATTGTGATACTGCCCAACTCAAAATGCTGCGGTTGCTATCGTCACTATATGAATACTGGGTCCCACAATGGAAAAGCTTTAGATGAATTGAATTCAGTCTCAGCCCGATGCTACGGTGTCAAATTCAATCCGCTATGGgctttgaaaaataataaaatgattttagagCAGGGctggagggaggaagagagagaacgaATGAGTGTAAAGGAGGAGAGGGGTCGGAAAAGTGCTGGAGCATAAAGAatggatggagagaaaaaagaacagtGTCATCTGGAGAGCACAGATGGTGAGAGGGTTATTACCAGGAGCTCGAACTAGgtgaaagtgtgtgcatgtcttCTTGGCCattattttgtttgcatttgatTTAGTCCTTAGGCACACTTGGGACTAAGAGGCACATGTTGCAAAAAGTGAAACATGAGACATATTcaaacacactgtgtgtgtcagtgagtgtgCAGTTGTGCGTACCCGTGGCTGATCTGCCTGCAGGGCACTCAGAAAACTCTCGAGTGCAAGGCGTCGGCGGTCGTTAAGAAGAGCCTCCACACGCGCCATATGAGTTTCCACTAGCTGTTGCCTCTCGCTGGCTGCCTCCTTTTCCAAAGCCTCCACCTTCTCCTGGAAGTGCTGTTTAGAAATAATTGAGAATATTAGTGAAAAAGAGAAGAGGTGGGGGGGGGGCAATGTGAGAAGATGATGttagaaaatgtaatgaatggtttggaagtagagagagagagagagagagagagagagagagactgaaatctgatcCCAGTTTTAACAATACACCAGAGGCAACATTTCCATTAAACCTTGTCCAGGCTGCCTTTAATGGAAATTTCCATATGATGAAAGCTTAGATGGGTGGGACTCACCTGGATGACTGCCTTCTTGTCAGCACGTGGCAGACTCTTAGACTGACGCTCGGCCTCCTCCCACTCTCTCATCACCTACACATCAAAACATCAATTTTATTGTCTGTGTTTTTCATGCTGTATCACTACAGCATATCCAGACAACGTCATGGAAAAGAGAGCGCTTAATGGGGCATTTGACACGACATCTTGCGCTGCATGTCCACTTTTCTGACTACCTCATTCAGTGACCAATCTAGAAGCCCTTGTGTACATGGGTAAAACATctgaaactccacacagacaagTCCAGGAGCAGTGAGGCAAAAAACCCTATGCTGTTCTGCCCAATCTTTGTTTATCTTTACACATTTATAGTTGCATTTGATTTCCACTGGGTTAACAATTTCCCAGAAAAAAATCCTATGTGATAACTTAAATCCATTTCTGATTCATACCAACactgattttgaaaaaaaaagtagcgcTCTATGACCATGATGCCCTTCAATGTCTTCtttcatattcatctgtatgAATTAAATGCCCCTAAAGTAGACGTTACAAGCAAAAaggtaagcaaaaaaaaatctgaatttaatgttaattcaatttcaattatACAAACATTCAACTTCTATTAGACAGACACGAGGCTGGACAATACACAAGCTTGATTCTACCTTCAAGTCATTTGTAAAACAACCATAACCTACCTGTCCATCTGCTATCTCAGACCGCCTACCCTCtcttcacctgtctgtctctctctttctgtaactcattctcttttctttctagCTCTAAACAATAAAGTTTTATGTAGTGAttctttttatatgaaatatgtCAATGTAAATACTAAGTgcaaatataatacagttttaatCTTCTAactacacccacccacacaaaTGCCAAGCTTACTGAGGCATGTCTCTACTTATAAATCCATTCCCGACACATTAATCATGGCTTAATCTCAGGTCTAGCAAATCTTTGCTGCAGGCTAGCAGTAATATAACTTTATAATAGAGATTCACCTCAGCAGTAGATAGTAGATctggaatgaaataaaatggtaCTAAAATTCGGAGCAATCCctatttcctttttctctcaccTGAGACATTCTCTCACGATGTTTGGCTTCCAGACTCTCTTTGGCCTTCTGGAAATGTGCATGCTCATTCTCATCTGCAGGCGTCTCCAGGTAGCGGTCTACTGCGTCTGGAGAGCTTGGAGAAGTGGTGGGCACTGcggatggacagagagagaagtgtTAGATGAAATGGAGAGACGGCAGATAAAAAAGGGGgggaaaagagaaataaacaataagGTGATTATCTTAGAGTATGTTAGAGAACTTGTTGCCAGGAGCAACAAGATATCATGTCGGCAGCTGTAAGCACATTAGTCATTGCAAGAGACGGGTTAAAAAGGGGAAACAGGAAAATTAGTTTGAAAACAGCCCCCCAAGTAATGAGATCCACCATGTCAAAAAGTGAAATGCAAGCAACCTGAAGTGACAAAACTTTAATTAGCATCCTGCCGAGTGTAAaagatgctaaaaaaaaaacaaccacaccACACATATCTCTACTTTACAGCATAAGCATAGAAATCAATGTGGATTCATATTACAGCACCTGAGTCCAGGCCATTATCATCTGCAAGCTTAAATCTTTGCATTCTTGTTGTTATCCTGCCTAATCATTTAACTGCACCTCATTAACATGCTAATGGCTTCAAATAATGAAAAGCACAAAGGACACGTTTTCTTAATGATGTCATAATATGCCCTTGAGTGTTCAAACTGATTCAAAGTATCAAGAAGTTTGCAGGGAAATAACATGTATCATTCAAACCAGAAAAGATCAGCCTTTCACATAACAGGGGAAGGTTATGCCAATATGCACAAACTTAACCTTAATTTAAAATCGGTGGaattattacacaattaaatgGTTTGCACCCACCTACACACTTTAAGAACATGAACACCAAGTCATTCATGcgtttatataattattatgtgGCAGCagtaaaatgtttgaaaatcaTACAAACACGGCTTAGGGTATTTTTGGCAACAACCATCggaatggaaaataaatgtgattatGTGGTTATTTTGACCCCTTGGTTGGTATTTGTTGGTCTGAGATGggccaatttatttatttatttatttatttttacaacaaAGGCTGATATTTTAggattttcatgcacaaccatttaaaaacaattaccCAGAatagtttaataaagaaaaaacttcGAGTCAGAAgccagggaaaaaaaactgccttgttgatgagagagatcaATGAAGAATGGCCAGACTGAAAAGGTTACTGAAACTCAGACAGTCACTCTGTATGACTGttgtgaacagaaaagcatctcaaagtATAGAAAAGCAGATGAGCTACAACTGCAGAATTCCTTTGCTACAACCATATTATAGCACttattgtaagtcgctctggataagggcgtctgctaaatgccgcaaatgtaaatgtaaatgtatattgatTTCCACCAGTCAGCCAAGAGCAGAGACCTGAAGCTGCACTGGGAACACGCTCTTGTTACTGAACCTAAATTCTAAAATCACTCCTTTAGGATGTGGTAGAACAGGAAATTCACAGCATAAACAGTGCACCTAAAAATCTGCAGGGATTTCATGATGCAATCAGAGCCACATGAACCAGAAACTCAAATGTATGTTTACAACATACTGAAAAACTGTGGCTGCTCGGAGAGCAAAATGGGACCCTAGAGTGTTAATATAGTGCtcctaataaataattaaaaaaatgtgatctccAACAAAACAACTCTGCCCCACCTCCAATCCACAGAGCAGGAGAGCTTACTGGATGATTTGAATGGGTTGAAAATGATGCAAATCATGTGCTATGACCTTCACAGTCACCAAATCTCAATCCAGCTGGAAACTAATGAGATATTTTTGGATCACTGTGTTAGATAGTGCTATCCACCATTATTTACACATTGCCAAATGAGAAAAATGTTCCAGTGAGGTGTACAGTCTATACTTAGCATCATTAAAACTGTTCTGGTGGCCCAAAACCTTATTTCaaccagaatttttttttttttttttacatttgacatgcagtcacagattttttttaaatgcataataTCACACTTTGTGcatatatattgtttgtttttaggatAAAAAGTATACAAATAAGGTAAACCTTAAAGTGCATTTATTTAGATCCTTTTCATGACATCCGGTCACAAGttatttacgtttttttttttttgcttttcaaacTCAGTATTATAacttgaaaatgtaaacagtatatGAATTGAAATTTTTACTTTCAGCCTGAGCACATAAGCGTTTTGTGAGTAACTAATCATCATTGCAATCAAAGAAGCCCAACATGCAAAGACACGTGCTCATCTGCGAGCTTCAGCCTGTGTTAGACAGAGAATGCGCCAAGCATCTTTGTCATCGATTACACAAGCTGTGACTGAACGAGTGTGAAATATACAGTGATCGAAGTGCTAGTGTGTCATCTCGCATCCCTCGGGTGCACACAGTGAGAGGCCGAcattgtgcgtgtgtgagaaAGCAAGAAGAACAAGGCGGGCGACATATGGTGCGTGGATGCTGACTcagtgcatgtgtatgtgtgtgtgtgtgtgtgtgtgtgtgtgttgaagatgCAATTCAAATTCCACACCTTGGAAACAGTAAATACCAGAAAGAAGGCACGCAAAAAGTGTGTGAGCGAGCAGTGTGAGGAAGATTAGCAAGGAGGACGGTAGGCTTGGAGAGACATCTTGCACGTCTATACACACTCGTGACTTACACGCACCACCGCAGACAGACTGGCAGTATTCCTCGGACTCAAAGTTATTACGGTTGCCTCCGCAGCCCCCATAGATGAAGGGAGCACAGCGACCCTCTTCTTTCACAAAATACCAGCGGGGCAACATGGCCCTGCACGGCCCAGTCTCTGCATTCGCCCAACACACTTCTGAGAGAGCACACACAACCAAGGGCTATCAATGTTTTGTAGgtttgaacacttttttttttcttttttattcttatccATTTACATGTGGAGGTATACACAAGACACATTCTGATATACACTGCATTTCTTACCACGGACCACTTCTTCGACCGACTCAGtcgtggtggtagtagtggtggtcaTGGCGATGCTAGTGGTCTGTTCGTTCTCTGTGCGTTCATCGATCatctcatcatcttcctcttcctcctcctcctcctctccatcACCATCTGGGTCATTATCTAGAATCTCCTCTTCATCTTCAATAACTTCATCATCCTCAGCCACTGCAGGCTCCGCCTCTGTCTGCTCTGCTTGCCCCGCCTCCCGCGTCATGCTAGAAGAtgcatttaatttgtattaagtttaatataatgaaaaGCAACCCATTTGAAAtggtgttttaataaaaatggtctcAGTGATTGGTGAGAGATTTGGCAATTTGTCTACAATTTGTGTGTCTGCAGGTCAAGTGTGTGAAAGCACCTGTTATCAGAATAGTCTGTCTCGGCTCCTCCCCACCAAACATCTGAATCGTCCTCCTCTGCTTCCACGTCATCCTTCTCCTGCTCAGTCTCCACCGGGCAGCATACAAACTCCACACCACGGAAGCGATCGATGGCACACGGTAACAACATCCCATAATCGTGTAGGTTCATTGTATGATCGCTGCAAGACTAGAGGGAGGATGAAAAACGATGGAGAACATTGAGTGTGACAGATTCGATAGCATTTAATTCGCTTCAAGATAATTTATTCTAATGCTTACTGTGGGAAGTGCAAACACGGGCTTGCGGCAGCAATAAGCTCGAAATTTTATCTACTGGGGTTATGAGAATTATTCATGGCACTGATTTAATAAGCGTAATTGGCTGATATTGCTTATTGGAGATGCTCAATAATGGTTACTGGGGTAATTCACAGAAATTCGTTTAGAACAAAGAGATGTGTGTCAGAATGCTTTAATCTGTGGGAATGTGCATATAATAAACACCAAACTGAATTGTGGTAAATTCTGCCACAGTGGGCCCAGTATCAACAACTGTATCCATGGTGACCCAGACCAAAATAAAGCTCttatgaaatatgaaaaattGATGAAAATATCAGCTCTTTTGCATGTGTCACAAGCAGAAGCAAATATTACAGCATCCTGACTAGCACTAAAAGTGAAATATAGATTTTGTTCAGACTGAGGAGCATGACTGTTTGGAAGCTGATATCTGATTGCAGATCAGAACTGCAAAAGATTATGCCATTTCTATAAGGCGTACACCACATAGACAAGTATGTGGACAGCTGACCATAAGAATCATATGTGCTGTTAGGACATGCCATTCCACactgctgtaataataacctccacttttctggaaagatgttccactagatttttatgGATGCTTATGGacattttgctcattcagccacaacgaCTCTAGTAAAATATCAGGGTtcaaattcattccaaaggtgttcagtagggtaaatcttccactccaaccgattgtaaaccatatcttcatgtagctggcttttGCAACgggggcattgtaatgctggaacaggtttgggtctcgtagtaaGGAAAGTTTTATGATTCAAagatcctgtacaattgtgtggtaacattttggggaagaaccatatatagctggagaagtcaggtgtcccaatactcgTGTCCATAAAGTACAGCTCTccaaaaatttataaaatgtgaCATTGTTCAGAGAAAAGAATCAAATTGAGCATACCAAAATATTAGGATCTTTTCAATAAGTCAGTAAAGGAAAGATAAATGCACACAGTTTGGTTAAATGTAAATCGGTTCCTAAAGTGTCAAAGAATTTCATAGCCATAGCTggttttactaacacccttgtggctgaataaacacaaatatccacaaccACACTGGAAAATCCAGTGggtcatcttcccagaagagtggaagttattataacagcaaatgtggactaaaggTGGAATAGGATGGTCTGCAAACTACAGATAATAAAACCAGCTCATTTTTAAACCCTAAACAACTACTTTTGTTCAATTTGTTCAATTCAAGTTCAATTTGTGatagtttatattttacactttacaaGAAGTAAACTCTATGGAggttatttgaaatatatacatttatttaataaacctgAATGTAAATTTGCACATACCACATTTTAATTTGAAGTACACAAGTCCTAAGATTTATAATAGTCTTTCTATGCAATTATCTGTTAAAAGTAGGAAGTTCAACACACCTCTTTGGCTACTGTGTGCCAGTGCAGGTGACTTTCACACTTGTCCATCCGCTCCTGGTGCAGGAACTTGCACTTATCAGGAACCAACAAAGCGTCACTTACAAATTCACCCACTGCACACAGAATcacaaacaataaacattctGTCAACTGTGTACCTATGGATGACTCACAGACACAAAAAATGACTTTTGATTTACCATCAGTACAACTGAAACTACTTTATGATACTAAAGGTGA from Silurus meridionalis isolate SWU-2019-XX chromosome 24, ASM1480568v1, whole genome shotgun sequence encodes the following:
- the appa gene encoding amyloid beta (A4) precursor protein a isoform X2, whose protein sequence is MCDRRLFFVLAAAAAAVAVVSVSSALSLEMPSKEEPGLLAEPQVAMFCEKLNMHMNIQSGKWEPDPSGTKSCVNTKEGILQYCQEVYPDLQITNVVEANQPVSIPNWCKKGRKQCRSHVHIVVPYRCLVGEFVSDALLVPDKCKFLHQERMDKCESHLHWHTVAKESCSDHTMNLHDYGMLLPCAIDRFRGVEFVCCPVETEQEKDDVEAEEDDSDVWWGGAETDYSDNSMTREAGQAEQTEAEPAVAEDDEVIEDEEEILDNDPDGDGEEEEEEEEDDEMIDERTENEQTTSIAMTTTTTTTTESVEEVVRVPTTSPSSPDAVDRYLETPADENEHAHFQKAKESLEAKHRERMSQVMREWEEAERQSKSLPRADKKAVIQHFQEKVEALEKEAASERQQLVETHMARVEALLNDRRRLALESFLSALQADQPRPRHVFSLLKKYVRAEQKDRQHTLKHFEHVRVVDPKKAAQIRPQVLTHLRVIEERMNQSLALLYKVPGVLEDIQDQVELLQHEQQEMSAQLASLQSDMRISYGNDALMPDSTAPLDLLPSEDSEHLGFIHPESFNQPNTENHVEPVDVRPFPDRGLPTRPVSGLKPEDVPELRMEAEERHNAAYEVHHQKLVFFAEDVSSNKGAIIGLMVGGVVIATVIVITLVMLRKKQYTSIHHGVIEVDAAITPEERHLSKMQQNGYENPTYKFFEQMN
- the appa gene encoding amyloid beta (A4) precursor protein a isoform X1; translated protein: MCDRRLFFVLAAAAAAVAVVSVSSALSLEMPSKEEPGLLAEPQVAMFCEKLNMHMNIQSGKWEPDPSGTKSCVNTKEGILQYCQEVYPDLQITNVVEANQPVSIPNWCKKGRKQCRSHVHIVVPYRCLVGEFVSDALLVPDKCKFLHQERMDKCESHLHWHTVAKESCSDHTMNLHDYGMLLPCAIDRFRGVEFVCCPVETEQEKDDVEAEEDDSDVWWGGAETDYSDNSMTREAGQAEQTEAEPAVAEDDEVIEDEEEILDNDPDGDGEEEEEEEEDDEMIDERTENEQTTSIAMTTTTTTTTESVEEVVREVCWANAETGPCRAMLPRWYFVKEEGRCAPFIYGGCGGNRNNFESEEYCQSVCGGALPTTSPSSPDAVDRYLETPADENEHAHFQKAKESLEAKHRERMSQVMREWEEAERQSKSLPRADKKAVIQHFQEKVEALEKEAASERQQLVETHMARVEALLNDRRRLALESFLSALQADQPRPRHVFSLLKKYVRAEQKDRQHTLKHFEHVRVVDPKKAAQIRPQVLTHLRVIEERMNQSLALLYKVPGVLEDIQDQVELLQHEQQEMSAQLASLQSDMRISYGNDALMPDSTAPLDLLPSEDSEHLGFIHPESFNQPNTENHVEPVDVRPFPDRGLPTRPVSGLKPEDVPELRMEAEERHNAAYEVHHQKLVFFAEDVSSNKGAIIGLMVGGVVIATVIVITLVMLRKKQYTSIHHGVIEVDAAITPEERHLSKMQQNGYENPTYKFFEQMN